CACCTATTTCAATCTGCATAAAGAGGATCTCACAACCTTACGCTTCTTGCGCACGACAGCAGACCGCCGGCTCTTCATCGAGGCCGTTGGGCAACCTGATCTGCTGCTGCAGATTGCCGCAGAAAATGCCGACTCAGACCCTAATCTTTCTGCTGCAGCGTATGCGTGCGCGATAAACACGATCGCCGCTGCGCAGAACATGTCTGCCAAAGATGCGATCGCGTTTGTGAGCTTTATCAAGGCATGCCACCACCGCAGCGACACTCAGGCATTTGCCCGCGCGCTGGAAAATTTTCGCAGGCTCGACCAGACCGGCGTTGGCGCCCTCGAGCTCGCATTTCTATTGCGTGACCAGCGGGCAGACAAAAAGCTTATCGAAGCAATTATCACTGAATCATCGGCACGCCTTCTGCAGCGCAAACCACGCGATGCCTCATTGCGGCTGCTGGCGACCCTCGAATTCATAATCGAAAACGACATGCCGACACCGCAGCCTTCAAAGTTGCTGTGGCAGACCTACCTTGCCGCGTCGGCTGAGCGCGCAGTCAGTGTACTCAGAAGAGTTTTTCTGAAAGCCAGGGAACTGAACGCTGACCGGGACACGCTTGAAATGATCTACAAGACCTGGAGAGGTTTTGCAGAATCTGACCGCCGCAGCGGTATCAAGAGATTGCCGACAGTACGCCAGCTGCCCGGCAATTCGAACGCCGCAGACTTACCGGTTAAAGAGGCTCTTGACGAACGCGGCGGCGATGCCGGGTGAGCTTTTTGCGATCTGGCCCATCACGGTCAGAATATCGAAGTAATCTTTCCACTCGGTGATCTTGCCGTTCTTGACGGTAAAGGTGCCGCAAACCCAGAATTCAAGATGTACGCCCGGCCCCGAGAGAATGTCGGTGCGCTCGGTGAGCACGACGCCGTCACGCTCGGCAATGGAGTGCATGCGCACTTCGAAGGCGGTGGCGATGCGCATAAAATTCTTGAGCGTCGCTATTGCCGCCGTCTTACCGCGGTCGGCGGGCAGCGGTACGTTCTGGTATACCACGTTGTCATCGAGCAACGCTTCGGCTGTGGCCATGTCGAGAGTTTCAAGTGCGTGCAGAAACTCTTCGACGACAGTTGTTGCACTGGTTTCTACTTTAATCATGATGTTCTCCCGTGGTCACACTCTGTTCTTAGGTCATCAACGCTGCCGCCTGAATTCGGGAAAAAGCCAAAGCCTCGCAGTTTCTTGCAGAAACTGCTGCTAAAGCGCGTCGTCGCTTGGTTACCAAGCGACTTTGCTGCTTTGCATTTTTCCCGAAGCTGCAGCGTAGCTCCGCACGATTTCAGAAAATCGTGCTAGAGGTATTTGCTCTTCGCTACTCCTTCGTCAAACTCACCGTAGCCGGCGTAGTCGATAAGGTCGTAGAGTTCTTGGCGGGTCTGCATATTCTTCACTTCGGCTTCTTGCGAGCCGTCGTTCTTGATTGCGGTGAACACACGCTCAACCGCCTTCATCTGCGAACGCAGCGACGTCACTGGATAGATAACAAGTTTGTAGCCCCATGATTCCAGGTCTTTGGCTTTGAAATAGGGAGTCTTGCCGAATTCAGTCATGTTCGCGAGCAGAGGCACTTTCACCTCTGCGGCAAACTGTTTAAACTCGGCTTCGGTTTTAAGCGCTTCTGGAAAAATTGCGTCGGCGCCGGCGTTGACATACATCTTCGCGCGCTTGATCGCTTCTTCAATGCCATACATCGCATGCGCATCGGTGCGTGCGAGCAGCATCAGCTTGTTGCGGGTTTTGGCGAATGCCTCGATCTTGCGGCACATTTCATCACCCGTCACGAGTTCTTTGCCTTCAAGGTGGCCGCACTTCTTTGGCAGCTTCTGGTCTTCCATTTGCACCATCGCAGCGCCGGCGCCTTCCATTTCGAGCACCATTCGCGGAATATGCACGACTTCACCGAAACCCGTATCCACATCGACCAGAATCGGCAGGTTTGTCGCCTGGTATAGGCCGCGCACGTATTCGGCGAGTTCTGTCACTGTAAAATAACCGATGTCGGGCATGCCGCGCGAGGCAGAAAATGCCGCCCCCGAGATGTAGAGCGCTTTAAAACCCAGCTTCTTTGCCATAAGGCCCGTCAGCACATCGTGTGCACCGGGGGTCTGAATGATTTCTTTACCTGCGAGCAGGGCTTTCATTCGCTGCGGGGCGTCGTATTCGCGTTTGTCAAACATCCATGGCATGGGGCATAATCGTGATTTGCGACACCTCGCAAATCACGATTATGCCTTTGCTATGACACTGCCCGAATTTCTCGACAGCTCGCCCTCGCCCGCCTGGGCGGCAGAGACCGCGGCGCAAATGCTCGCCGCTGCGGGCTTTGTTTCTGTTGTCGACGCTGCTGCAACCGAGGCGCGGCGCTATTACCTGCGACCGCAGCCCGGCATGCTGTTCGCCGTTTCGCTGCCTGAAAATAAAAAAGGCGTGCAGCTGGCGTTTCGCATTATCGGCGCGCACACCGACTCACCGCATCTGCGGTTAAAGCCCAATGCAGATTTTACCCGCGAGGGCATGCGGCTAATCGCGACCGAAGTTTATGGGGGTGCGCTGCTCTATACCTGGTTCGACCGCGATCTGGGCCTTGCAGGCGAGGTCTACTTTCAGCACGGCGACAGCATCGCGCAGAAGCTCTTACGCATTGATCGGGCGATTGCGAGCGTACCCTCGCTCGCAATTCATCTGCAGCGGGCGGTAACCGAAGAAGGTTTCGCGCCCAATAAACAGAACGAAACGAATGCGATCTTTTCGGGCGAAATCAACTCGAAAACGCTGCGCGAGTTCATTGCAGCAGAAGCTGGCGTCGCCGAGGCAGAAATATTGAGCTACGATCTCTCATTATTCGACACGCAAAAAGCGCAGCAGACCGGATTGCAAAAAGAATACCTGGCTTCTGCCCGGCTCGATAACCTCGTGAGCTGCTATGCCGCGCTGACGGCTCTGCTGGGTAGTGGAGCAGAAGATACGATCCAGATCGTTGCGCTCTACGACCACGAAGAAATCGGCAGCAATTCAGAAAGCGGCGCCGAATCGGCGCTGACTGAAAAGCTGCTGCGCTCCATTCAGGTAAGGCTTCACCTCAGCGACGCCGAATACGATGCGTCATTGGCGAAGAGTATCTTTTTGTCTGCAGATATGGCGCACGGGGTACATCCTAATTATGCCGACAAACACGACGCACAGAACCGGCCGCGTTTGGGCGGCGGCGTCACGCTGAAGGTGAACCAAAACCGGCGTTACGCAAGTTCAGCGGCGACGCAGGCGGCGTTTTATGACATCTGCAAACGGCATCATTTGCCGCACCAGACGTACACGCACCGCAATGATCTGCCTTGCGGCAGCACGATCGGCCCGACGGTCAGCGCCAGGCTCGGCGTGCCAACGATGGATGCCGGCATTGCGATGCTCGCGATGCACTCGATTCGTGAAACCTGCGCTTACGCAGACGTTGAAGTGTACAAGAAATTCATGGAATCGTTCCTAAGGGTTTCCTGACAAGGAAACCCTTAGGAACCAACCTGTCCGGTTCGGCTATTGATAGTATCCAAAAAATCAAAATCTAAATTAAGTGTCTCGTCGCCGTCGAAGAAATCTTTGAGTTCTTTATAGATGACCGAGGGCAGCGATTTGCCATCCATCAGTTGAGGATGTATCGAGTACTCAACCCACCTGCCCTGCTTGTTATCGAGCACGAGGTCGGCGTCACGCAAGATCGAAAGGTGTTGCGAGATCGTGGGCATCGAAAGGCGCAGCATCAATTTGATGTCGTTGACCACGAGCGGCCGCCTCGAAAGTAGCGCCAGAATACGCAGGCGCTGCTTATCAGAGAGCGCTTTGAACATGCGTTCGTATTCGCGCAATTGCACACTTA
The sequence above is a segment of the Turneriella parva DSM 21527 genome. Coding sequences within it:
- a CDS encoding ArsR/SmtB family transcription factor — encoded protein: MQLREYERMFKALSDKQRLRILALLSRRPLVVNDIKLMLRLSMPTISQHLSILRDADLVLDNKQGRWVEYSIHPQLMDGKSLPSVIYKELKDFFDGDETLNLDFDFLDTINSRTGQVGS
- a CDS encoding M18 family aminopeptidase, whose amino-acid sequence is MTLPEFLDSSPSPAWAAETAAQMLAAAGFVSVVDAAATEARRYYLRPQPGMLFAVSLPENKKGVQLAFRIIGAHTDSPHLRLKPNADFTREGMRLIATEVYGGALLYTWFDRDLGLAGEVYFQHGDSIAQKLLRIDRAIASVPSLAIHLQRAVTEEGFAPNKQNETNAIFSGEINSKTLREFIAAEAGVAEAEILSYDLSLFDTQKAQQTGLQKEYLASARLDNLVSCYAALTALLGSGAEDTIQIVALYDHEEIGSNSESGAESALTEKLLRSIQVRLHLSDAEYDASLAKSIFLSADMAHGVHPNYADKHDAQNRPRLGGGVTLKVNQNRRYASSAATQAAFYDICKRHHLPHQTYTHRNDLPCGSTIGPTVSARLGVPTMDAGIAMLAMHSIRETCAYADVEVYKKFMESFLRVS
- a CDS encoding limonene-1,2-epoxide hydrolase family protein, giving the protein MIKVETSATTVVEEFLHALETLDMATAEALLDDNVVYQNVPLPADRGKTAAIATLKNFMRIATAFEVRMHSIAERDGVVLTERTDILSGPGVHLEFWVCGTFTVKNGKITEWKDYFDILTVMGQIAKSSPGIAAAFVKSLFNR
- the prpB gene encoding methylisocitrate lyase; the protein is MPWMFDKREYDAPQRMKALLAGKEIIQTPGAHDVLTGLMAKKLGFKALYISGAAFSASRGMPDIGYFTVTELAEYVRGLYQATNLPILVDVDTGFGEVVHIPRMVLEMEGAGAAMVQMEDQKLPKKCGHLEGKELVTGDEMCRKIEAFAKTRNKLMLLARTDAHAMYGIEEAIKRAKMYVNAGADAIFPEALKTEAEFKQFAAEVKVPLLANMTEFGKTPYFKAKDLESWGYKLVIYPVTSLRSQMKAVERVFTAIKNDGSQEAEVKNMQTRQELYDLIDYAGYGEFDEGVAKSKYL